GGCCGTATCTGATCTGTACGCGAGGCCTACAAGGGGTTGTACGCCTTCTCAAAAGGGGGCGACCTGTTCTTCAAATGAAGCCCACAAAGTTCGGCCTTCACGACGATCTGCGTTCGCTGTTGTTCTGCCTGCGAGCGAAGCCGTAGAGGACGGGATAACCTCCGGCGCTAGTACTGAGTTAGCCGGTGTGAGCACTGCCGCTGCGCCCCCACAAATGTCAGGGACGGAAGACGACATGCATGAACATGAGTCTGACACAAATTCTGAGATTGGCTCACCCCTAGCAAAAGCGAATAGGATAAAGGAGCAAGTAGGCGCAACCAGCCAGTGTCGTGAGCGTTCAGGCTCAATGGGCATGCTCGTGGCTGCTGGACGGTGTCTACGGAGCTTCCGGGGAAACGGTGTTTCCTTTAAACGTGTCCACCATGCCACGAAGAGACCACCAAAGCATACTTGGAGTCACTCCGAGGATaccacagaagaaacggatgTGACAGCTTCACCCCTTGATGGCCCGGAGAGTCCGGTTATAAAGTCAGACGGCTGCTTCGATTTCTGGTGGGGAGGAAAGGATCTAGTGACATGCGAACAGATCATCAGTTTGTTAGAGGACTGCAGCAAAATGTCAATGTATGGCACTGATGTCGAAAAAAATGacccttcttcttctcctttccactCTTCTCATCCGCCGTCCATATCTTTGCGGGAGTACTTCCTGGGCCGCATTGTCAAATACACCCACATGCAGTCCTCTGACTTCGTGTTAGCGGTGCTTTTCATCAGCAAACTTCTGAATGCCCGGCAGCCTGCCCCATTTGAGGGAGCTAATGAAATCACGGTCTCTCATTCGGCGGAAGTAGCTCCCTCTTTACCGTCAGAGGCCTCGCGACAGCCGTGCAGTTCAACATCACCAGAATATGGTCGGAAGGCTACCGCGTGCCGTGTTGTTGCCAGAGAAGACGGTATTGAGTTTAACGTTCTGACCGCTCACAGAGTATTGTTAACCGCATGTCTCATAGCCAACAAAGTTCAGTACGATCGAGGCATAATACTCAAACACTGGGCTAAGGTAAGCACCTCACGCGCTTTGTTGAGTAACAGGAGGGGTCA
This window of the Toxoplasma gondii ME49 chromosome VI, whole genome shotgun sequence genome carries:
- a CDS encoding hypothetical protein (encoded by transcript TGME49_244890), whose protein sequence is MSMYGTDVEKNDPSSSPFHSSHPPSISLREYFLGRIVKYTHMQSSDFVLAVLFISKLLNARQPAPFEGANEITVSHSAEVAPSLPSEASRQPCSSTSPEYGRKATACRVVAREDGIEFNVLTAHRVLLTACLIANKVQYDRGIILKHWAKLGGLERDEAVNLEATFLQIIDCNNSHTTGSQQCGLHYFLLRRVKVSVEDFLLVSVN